TGGATATTCGTGAGTTAGTGCTTTTAGAGATGTAGCATTGAACGTTAGAAACAAATATTCTTGCAGAATGTTATCAATTGAGGCTTATAATATCTCTATTGAATGCAGCCTTTGGATAAGGAAGGAGTAAGCTTTTGTACACAGACTACAGAAGATGATAATGTTATAACAAATGCAGTTGGAATATATGAAAGCCTGAGGTATTTGAATTTCTCATACTATCTTTATCCGACTTTATTTCTCTTAGTTTGGAATGATGTCTGACACAGAAACTCTTGTAGTGGTGCAACTCATTTTATAGTTGCTAATAATGATTCCGGCGTTAGAGAATATGATATAGAAAAGTTTCAGCTTTTGAATCACCTGCAATTTCCTTGGCCGGTGAATGTAAGCACTCTATGAtcattgatttgattttaattgagGTTTAGTCAAAAGTGGCGCTATCCTGCTGTAGCGAAGCGGAGCCAAGGCCGGCCGCTATGGTAAGATGATAGGAAACTATCCTACCAAAACTATGAAATTAGGGTTCAacaataaaaaagagaaagatataaaaaataaactaagaaaattaaagacttttcatttcatttcattgaTTTTGCCCTCTCTCAATGAGTACATATATAGTAGTAGAAGTGGATGGTAACTAAGGCCCAATAACTAAATAAAGTCCACCTCAATAATATTTCAAAGTCGTAAGAACATTCTAAAAATGCATTACAACTTAAATAACAATAATGTAAATGCTACTTCTAATTAATCATAATCCTTACTCTATCCTTGCCAATCCCTTCAAAAACAACCTTATCCTCAAGGTTGTAAAATAAAACTTAATATGCTAAATTGTTGTGGCTACATTACTCTTTCTTGGATCCCACACAATGAAGAGAAAAACTCCACTAATGTAAATAAAATGGTAGTAGAAAACCAAAGGATCACCATAGCTGTTCACGTGATGCAAAATCTGTAAGCAGCTTTGACAATGCAACTTCTTATCATAAAATTCTAATGGATACTGAAGATAATCCATTATCTTCACAACTTTGCAAATGATTTCATAAAAAACAAGTGTATTTTTAAATAATGTAAACACCATTTGTACAAATTTCCAATCATCCTCCGTGAATTTATTAAGTTCCAAATTCTCAAGTGGTTTTTCTAAAATGGGGACTATCACTATAACAACATCAGTGTTAGTTACTGCAAAGTGCAAGTCCCATAAATACTCCAACTGCTGAGATACATCGGTGGAACCAAGCTCAATTGGCATTGTAATAAACATCAAAACCTTCACTGCGTTCAGAAGCATGCTACAATCTTCGTGGTAATGCTCGAAAATCGGTACCAAATCCTTAGAAACTGTATTCAATTTGCACACTTGCTTgaacatatcatgtgtttgtgGATCATCATGTCTCAAAAGCCTTAGTAAGTCTTTCAGGTTATCAAAATAGTATTCGCCTTTGGAGTAACCGAGTCGGTTTCTGTCGTCGTTTTCATCGATGGCTCCGAGGCCGCTGTTTTGTTCCAGAGCCAATGTATCCAAACGAGAGAGCTTGTTGAAACTAGAAGAAATTTCACCGCTGAAATTGTTATAAGCTAAAATCAACCATGTCAAATCCTGCAAACCGTACACGAATTCAGGAACCTCGTCGGAGAGAAAATTAATCTCAGAAGGTAGTTATGGAGGAGTGATGGAATTGTTGATGTCGAAAGTAGGATCTGGTGTCTTTGATAGCGGCGGCAAAGTGAAACATGATTTTTGGTTATCAAAAATGGGAGCCACATacatgtttacggtgatttccggtaaacaaccgctagtcttccaaactataataaatatgatttggttactcgtaggatcgactagattgatcctaggacatagtcaaataggttgttattcatgatagttcgaattatgtctatgattggtgtgtcttgaaataagaaatacttgataaaataaataaagattagcaatcaccttgttatacacgtaaatataacatcagcgaaaggtaagttaaagataaaatataagacaaaactgtaaaagtgcaagaatcttaaagtgcagaaaagtaaaatgtttcgaagataaatgacatgaaaataaagggtgcaggaatgtaaatgacagaaagtaaacaaAACGctgtaatatcgaaagatacttgaataaaggaaaatacacatgtatttaaattggtgttggtgtcatacgtacatttctcagcgaactctttctcttaacacttgatacttgagcaatatgtgagtgatttgtacaaaatgaacacccggaatcctaacattaagatccttatttatactagtttcgaccctaacggtcctacactaatctaatgccacgttgcccatagAAAATCcaaggatgccatctgtcttcgtgcggttacataaactgtttcgaaattcaaatcatcccgcctgaatcctccttcgacgcgtggcaacataattataatcgagaatgccacgaaaacacgctaagctttAGTACTttgcatatttcgcaaaaacgtctaagtcttAAAGACCATTCTCCTTGAATTTAGCTTCGGTGCTCACTATCTTTGtttcaacttaaacatcattctcgaaacttggccatcagtagccattctctatcttcaaagatggtcatcagtaaccaccttcttcgaacttcgaaccttcgaaggacatttctttccaaacgaaatcttcagctaataaattccccccaataaatgcctgtttcgaaaaacaagagaaataggcgtttcttgctataacaagatttcgttttagagttccaagatcattgattgacgtcataatcatttatgactctgtttccaaaacgtcttgtcattttcaaagatgtctactcataacttacattcccacgttctggtcttacttcctgatcattactcctatatactaggagtaaagctaataactattcgaccgccgttggattaaatcaacgtctgccgcgtgtctcttggttttttacccaaaagatttgaaagggtttccgttaaacctttaaatacctgaaCTCATACTCtcatataactttcacctctATTTCCTCATTCTCTCCACAGAAAAGAACGTCTCTGGTTTCATTCAAACCCATTTCTCAAAgcaaacttactcatggcgtcttcttcaaacgttcttcaacctgctttgaaacttcagaaatctacacagatgggggatcaagaatacataccaaacccaaatactgcagaagtgcgcgctatttatgcttctcaggtaatcattccctttgaactttctggaaaaactcatgccttcatgggtcctttaccaggagaaactaactcttctctgaataaattctttcctgcttattataaaactaggcctttagttagtaagaacaaaatagatgaagatggccgtccTATCTTAGCAGATCCTGATAGTGCAGAAGACACTTCGACCGTCACCCCTTCagccctagagaaaattaggttaaactatgtaaccaattttgtgaaagtttttaggtcaattcccttagcaaaagaccctgaactgTACTATGCCTGACTAAcaagagtagagaaacacaaggcttctttctggaaacaattgggcatttatgatttaatccaactgtccaaaactggtttagaatacaaccaaaccatgttagtagcatcagttcATTTCTGGGACGCTTCCCACAACACTTTTCATCTCCcgtgtggaatggtcacccccactcttttcgacatagctgctatcacggggcttcgaccaaccgAAGAGACCTTTGACCCCAATGTCATGGATACTGATACCATTAATTTTAGCGAAGCAACAGTTACTTACACTGCgttcattcaacaatatcatgacgAAAGCAATGAGGTAGTCTcggacgaagagcatattgctttcttagccttatggctttcgaggtgcgttttctgctctaggtccatacaggtagcaaagaggtatctttgtatggccaATCAACTACATGCTGGAACACAACTgaacctaagccagttaattctagggtttctctatgagaacctaggtgaagcaacagaccttgttaagaattATGAATCAGGATCTCTGctctttgctggtcctttctggtttttGCAATTGTGGCTAAATGCTActttcgaagctcacctcccatttCGAGGTACTGTCAACGAAGAAGATCCAGACATCAAAAATCGAgctgtagaaggaaccaggttggctttgctaactcctaaagaagaaactgggaagcttcgtgaacactttttagcatatgtcatgatgttCGCTCAGTGTTATCAATTTAGCCCCtcaatggctccattcgtacaaaggACAGTGGGTCCTAAATGGTTCACTCGAAGGTTTCCAGCGACGTCCCCAGATCATCAGACTAAATCTGTaactatttgggaagcttttcttaccCCAAGGCTGTTCTATCACCGTCTCGACCCTCCAAAGGCCAATGTGTTCTTatctgctaccaaccaaatttggtttcgagacaatttggattggttcaaataaaacccaaatgcctgtatgagaaaaggaaccatatgtgtctaCATACTTTGTATTTAGCTGAAGATGAGTGCGAATCAAAAATCGCCAGATACACTGGTGTTACCAATATctctcctattcctttcgaacctgccttttattctactccaaatttccaacaatggtggacagattactacaccatgcagatcttcgatgctgagagccttactcgagaactaactgaagcttttgctgatgtgcaggaaaacttTCGCAAAGGTACTTCAacccatattaaagaaatacaagcctttcaaaaattctttgagactatctacaggcctgatgatcttagtcggatcgttcgtgaagctgcagttattttgcgcgaaaagttctctgctaaactggataagttgaaactgccctcgtctgttcgaccagaactacgttatgaagtggctttcaaacttaatcctccaaaattccctccaccgccaagtgctgattttggtgtggctttaagccctcctttcccagactggttcgtgtgtgggaacgcttttaaaattcttcaggaaagcactaaaaaacgcgctgaacgagtggtcccgactaagcataccctggatactttcaaaggacaccttcatatagatcttgaacatgttcgtgtcttgactccaatacctgaaggtttgggtttagacaactttcgactaacttttctttcttttggtcGAAATACTGATTCTAGTTTCAACTACAGCCGTAGATCAAAAGAGAAAGATCACAGAAGCCGCTGCACAAAAGGATTCTGGAGTTTCGAAGAGCAACAAGACAAGTAGGAGTGATTCTACCACGaccggcaagaaacccacggtatgtACGCATTTTATATTCCAATTGGTATATTTCTGTGGATAGTACTTACTTTGCTCAATTTATATTCTTCAGACTTCGAAACCTCCGGTGCACTCGAAGCGAAAAGATCCTCAAACTGTTgtttcagatgatgaagacaaatctcctcctcgcaccaggcAAGGACACAAGAAAAGATAGAAGACTGTCACTCCTTCGGACAAAGGAAAGGGGTCTGGTTCTTCGAAGATTACTTCACCGGCTGATAAGGTATCTTCCGAAGAATCACCTTTGAAAGGTGGTAGTAACGTTCTTGTTGTGGAGAGCCACAACTTGAGTCCAGATAATATTCCAaacaaggtatttggatttcacaaCATATTCATCTCTATAAATTTTTAACTTACACAATTAAGTTAACATTTTACCTTATGGATGTAGGATGATGCCGGTACagccacttctgatctcaaagcttTCAACCTTACCATTGACCTTGATAGTCTCCAAAGTAAGTGTACGTTTTTTCTTCTCCTTATGACAAACAAATTTCTTGCAATCTTCCCATCATAAGGTGTTCTAATTACTTAAtgctgatcgcgactttacgtgtctataaatctgatgactgcaagtgcacagtcgtgtcgtgtagttttaaaagatatcgaatccacagggactatgaatcgatctaccgttatctaaggttactatgtaaagctaggactactaaaattttgattgttcctaagggagagtgatagtgagaaataaagaatataataaaagacaggtatcagtatgtatttcgtttaacttaaggtaatccgaaggtccattggcttttgcataattcaattaaaaatctttactaattcaattgattaaaaatcctcgtctcaaactttcgctctgttgattcagattactatcctaatcctaatgtacgctttcgccatcccatcagattttagaagagctttttggaaacaacgtaattaataaaatgcctattttatgaagttgttatctatttaaatctcctaatctcaaactttcgctctgttgactcggaacatgctaatatccctaacgtacgctttcgccatcccgctcgggtgtaaaaacaatttttgaaaataaataagtcccaattagttttaatacgctttcgccatccttaaaactaatgtcctatgtctactatctggttaaagatctcaaactttcgctctattgattttaacctttgaccgtcttaacccctcaaactttcgctctattggttttaagacttactaattaaattagacatataaaccaaaaataagtgataattaataaaacataattaagccaatttatttcggatccctcggttaacttactctacataccgacaccttagtaatttagccagacatattaatatggttaagcatgcataaatagattcggtttataataataggcatgttaataggcatacaatatatcatgaaaataaacatataaataaggcggtaaatattaaacctgaattaaataaatggcaagtaaatcttcaagtatcgaacctccaccacaagttggctggatcgttcttcggaatttaaacggacagaaaataaaacaaggaaataaaaatgataaatctaacgtaaggctagatttataaaaagttcacaacaatttccggtgtagaaatcgttgtgagaaaataagtgtttgaatgaaagcagaatgaaaaatatgattcgcggtacaatttcggcagcacttcgttagcaggaaatcggacactttggactgaagtgactgcttctatttataggggatgctttgcagtgacgttgcgtgaaaagaggaagctcttcagactggcttggagacgtgcgtctccgattcttcaggaagactgggcgcatgacttgagacgtgcgtctcaagtggagaatctttagggaaatggagacgtgcgtctcccttttgctgatgtggcatagagacgttggagacgtgcgtctccgcttaCTTGTGTGgattgggctgctttccttcgtgggctggattgcttcattgggtctttgggtctctttcagcacacttgggccttatttgcactccctttttacttcagcacctatttttcgtcttttaggcatagatatgggtcgttttagctccatttcttctctttttcacaattagtcataataagagtgtaaaacctgaaacaaagcaaaaactcgcgtaatatcataataaatcaatataataaacgaaaaatgctataaatatttatggatttcaggctaaatatacgatataaaatcgtgttatcaaattcccccagacttgaacctttgcttgtcctcaagcaaaatagcAAGATAGAAATGGGAGGACAGCGAAATGAAACACGCTTCCACCAcatcgttcggtcatactcagctacattgtgttcttgtttgaaaataatgttgcagatccaaacaataaacttatagtagcgacactagacaactcccagtatgcataccaatccgaatcatgccattatagctcgaccttttgactcgtcatcatgttttacccttttcattcgcgcgcaatcacattaagcccattatcttgacacacacatagcagagtagtcggttagtgactatgatccttctcatggagttctggcacaatatgtggtatactccttagcattcacttgtagattgtggggaatcggacaatagtccttcctaccaagttcagtaccagatgacttctgaaccaatcaacaatgagtttttaaattctttgtatttgagatttgcgaccgtcaggttaaatgatcttgtgaggatcaccttacttagtaggcacatttcttattatggttaagcacataattattattatgaggatcatacacttatattcatcgactctctgcgtagtttgtatctaagacggtgccgactgctagaataaactactaagggttacttcaaaaattaaagttgatGGTTTCNNNNNNNNNNNNNNNNNNNNNNNNNNNNNNNNNNNNNNNNNNNNNNNNNNNNNNNNNNNNNNNNNNNNNNNNNNNNNNNNNNNNNNNNNNNNNNNNNNNNATATGCTCCATGAAAAAAATTTAGCTCATGCTGACGGCGGGAGAGATAAACTTTCTTCCTCTATTGTGAGATCAATTATAGTTGGTAAAGTTGTCTTAAAAATCCGATAAACACCTAAAGATGAAACCTGCATTAAATTTCAACTCATGAATTTAGTTATATCTGTTTTGGAAAAAACTTGCATGACTTTTTGGTAGATAAAGGATAAAACATATCATCAATATCCTATTTTTATTTACCTTGGATGGTTGAATTGTTGGACTGATGCGAAGTTCATCCATTACCAATTCAGTTTTCACTGGTTCATCTGCCTCAATCTTCCAGAATTCAAGGGTGTTCTTTCTCCCAATGAACATATTGGTTGGCATAGTAATTTCAGTGTTCTTCTCCAAAATCCTCCATTCACCAATTCCAACTGGTCTTGTATCCATATTTTCAAATCTATGGTTTCTTATATCAAAGAAGTAATACTTCCTCTCTCTGAATGAACTCCTACTATCTATAAGAAAACTTTATTAATGATATGTTAAAAGAACACAAGAAAAATTCAAATCTGAATCTAAAATATTGTAATTTAATAATAACCTGGAAGCATCCAAGGTTCAGTTTGAAACACATCATATTCAACAATGTTATTAAGTGGAAGAGGTTGCCTATGAACCTTCTTCCTTAGGTAAATGTTGATAAGAGCCTCATCACTTGGATCAATCTTCCATCGAGAATCATCTTTCAAATCAAAGTTAAGAAGTCTATTCAACTCCATGAGTCCGGCATCAAAAATTATTTGCATGCTTTATTTGTGAGATAAATCTTTGGATGCATATGTGAAATGAATATCTTCATAAGACATAGTTTTATAGATAAAATGCAAGAAATGTTCTCAAATGTGTTCGATGTGATAGAGATAAGGGAGTTAGAATATAGTGATACGAAAtggaaaataaaagataaaaaaggaaaaatgaGAACTGATaccttgtaaataatttttctatttcattGGACTTAAGTTTATTTATATATCTTATTAATTTCCTAAGAAggtttatatattaataacaaaataattagGGTAAGTGTTGCATATATCATGATTTAGAATAGTATATCatttattatttgtatttttttttaataagggaaCAAGCAGTTCATAAATTTACCATAAAAATGTAAGGCATTGTAAATTTATTTCATAACTATTAATAATCTAGAATGAATTTTAacctaaaatattttttcttgttCAAATCTTTTGATGGATCAATTTATTTTTCATGACTTAATTCATATAAAAATTAGAAATATTAAGATCTACacacaaaaaataaataacataagaaTATAAATTGGAAAGTATTTTTCACTCTAAAATGCTTTgttcattgattttttttaagaacTTACTTAATCTAGATTATTGAAATCATAATttcataataatgaataaatatataaattataaaatatcacACACACATTATtgctatttaaaatttttataatttataaataaatacatattttgtaataattaaagaaaatatatttcatacaaaaacataataatatttttaaaaatgatataattgattcaaaatagttaataaattataatatatcattttctttgtttttcctTGATTTGGTTTATTGATTTTTAGTTTGGATAGACAAATTTTAATCattgttttatattattaaaggatattttcaaattaaaaaatattgtaaatagTTGAAACCAAACAATACAATAGATAAAACTATTACACTtattaaatatatgattaatCAGAGAGAGAGATTCTTCTCTTAAAATAATATAGTGTTATTTGAAACTAAATTCAGAAATATGGAATTACATGCCACTACAAGTCCAAATTCTAAAATGTATTCTAGTACAACTTTTATTAATCTAATGAAATATGCTCCATGAAAAAAATTTAGCTCATGGTGACGGCGGGAGAGATAAACTCTCTTCCTCTAATGTGAGATCAATTACAGTTGGTAAAGTTGTATAAAAAATCCGATAAACAGCTAAAGATGAAATCTGCATTAAATTTCAACTCATGAATATATCTGTTTTGCATAAAACTTGCATGATTTTTTGGTAGATAAAGGATAAAACATATCAtcaatattctatttttatttacctTGGATGGATGAATTGTTGGACTGATGCGAAATTCATCCATTACCCATTCAGTTTTCACTGGTTCATCTCCCACAATCTTCGAGAATTCAATGGTGTTCTTTCTCCAAATGAACATATTGGTTGGCATAGAAATTTCAGTGTTCTTCTCTAAAATCCTCCATTCACCAATTCCAACTGGCCTTGTATTCATATTTTCAAATCCATGGTTTCTTATATCAAAGAAGTTATACTTCTTATCTCTGAATGTACACCTACtgtttactgtggaaattggtaaacaaccgctagtcctcccaaAGTCCTAAACTAAGggttacttgcaagatcgacCAATTGATCTTGAGACAAGTGCTAAGGTTTTGATATTGTACATGTTTTGTCGATGAGGCTATCTTAAGAAAATGTTTTCTAAGACCAGAGGAACAAGTACAACGGCTTTCCACATGATGGATTAGGCTCGACTGACAGGTAACTCGTGACCGACGGAAACAGACCTAAACGTAATCACTTGACAAATCTCGGTATTCACTAATCTTGACCTACTATGGTGACTCCTAACCGACAGAAGGTCATGAATTAAGGTTTGTTCTACACGAAGTAAGGATTGATTGACTCTTTGGTGAACTCGAGACTTGTAACCAAAAGAGTGTCGACGTACACGAAAACGTGGAATGAATGTTGATTAATAAGTAGAATGCACATAAAAGCTTCAAAGTAAATAATTGAAATGTAAAGATTTTGCATTGAAATAAAAGTGGTGATTCACGTACATCAAATGCTTAGTAACTCTTTTTTCCTGAAGTCGGAAATTGGGTAGAGTTTTGGCAAGCAGTTTGAGTATACCAGCGAACACACCTAATTCTACATCAAAATGACTTATTTATAGTAATTTACAAAGATAACTGCCTAAAGCAATCTAAGGCTGAAATTGAAACTAAAAACAACCGCTTCATGAGATCTTTCCATGAATTTGGTGCCTACAATGCACGACCCTCCGAAGTAATTGTCT
The Vicia villosa cultivar HV-30 ecotype Madison, WI linkage group LG6, Vvil1.0, whole genome shotgun sequence genome window above contains:
- the LOC131613366 gene encoding NAC transcription factor 47-like; the encoded protein is MELNRLLNFDLKDDSRWKIDPSDEALINIYLRKKVHRQPLPLNNIVEYDVFQTEPWMLPDSRSSFRERKYYFFDIRNHRFENMDTRPVGIGEWRILEKNTEITMPTNMFIGRKNTLEFWKIEADEPVKTELVMDELRISPTIQPSKVSSLGVYRIFKTTLPTIIDLTIEEESLSLPPSA